The Magnetococcales bacterium genomic sequence GTGTGGTCGGGATGATCAGCAGGGGGGCGCCGGGGCCGAGTATGTGGTGCAAAAGCTCAAGGCCAAGCGGATTGCCATCATTCACGACAAGGATACCTACGGGCAAGGGTTGGCCGATGCCATGCGGGCGCGGCTGCATGCCCTGGGGTTGAAAGAGGTTCTTTATGAGGGATTGACCCGGGGAGAGAAAGATTTCAATGCCCTGGTGACCAAGATCAAATCCCAGACGGCGGATGCGGTCTATTTCGGCGGGTTGCACGCCGAAGCCGGTGTTCTGGTGCGACAGATGCGGGAACAAGGTCTGCAAGCCCCCCTGATCTCCGGCGATGGAATCGTTTCCCAGGAGTTTGTGGCTTCGGCTGGTGGCCCACGCTTTGTGGAGAATGTGTACATGACCTTTGGGCGGGATGCGCGCAAAATCTATACAGGCCGGAAGGTTGTGGAAAGTTTTCGCAAGGCTGGTTATGAACCCGAAGGATACACCCTGTACTCGTATGCCACCCTGCAATCCATTGCCGCAGCCATGACGGCCACCCGTTCCGAGCAGGGAGATCTCCTGGCGCAATGGCTGCACAGCAACAAAGTCGACACCATCATGGGATCCAAAGCCTGGGATGCCAAGGGAGATTTGCAGGTGACCGACTACGTCATGTACCGCTGGAGTTCCGATGGCACATATCAGGAGGCTGAATAAGGGTTCGGCAACCATCCGACACCCTTTATCGTAAGGGGGGGCCTCCAGGTGTTGCACGCAATGAATGGCTACATCGTTGCCCAACAGGTGATCAATGGCCTGGTGTTGGGAGCCATCTATGGTTTGATCGCTGTGGGGTACACCATGGTTTATGGCATCATGGGCATGATCAACTTTGCCCATGGAGAGATCTACATGGTTTCCGCCTACCTGG encodes the following:
- a CDS encoding branched-chain amino acid ABC transporter substrate-binding protein, giving the protein MSGRRWSVVAAILVACGVVISAVPAGSAGGVVRIGVAGPLTGSYAAFGEQLWRGAEQAAKDINAAGGIDGRMIELVKTDDACEPKQAVNVAHRLVDAEKVKAVIGHFCSSSTIPATEIYAEAGILAMTPGSTNPKVTERNLPTVFRTCGRDDQQGGAGAEYVVQKLKAKRIAIIHDKDTYGQGLADAMRARLHALGLKEVLYEGLTRGEKDFNALVTKIKSQTADAVYFGGLHAEAGVLVRQMREQGLQAPLISGDGIVSQEFVASAGGPRFVENVYMTFGRDARKIYTGRKVVESFRKAGYEPEGYTLYSYATLQSIAAAMTATRSEQGDLLAQWLHSNKVDTIMGSKAWDAKGDLQVTDYVMYRWSSDGTYQEAE